The proteins below are encoded in one region of Leishmania mexicana MHOM/GT/2001/U1103 complete genome, chromosome 5:
- a CDS encoding putative protein kinase: MSLSSTLNNKSPSAVAAATAAAPSSHGGGSSGHSIGAAATAGGSRQASWNSPSFAEALRYSSGAITADGYPPAQAHKQPSHPSLLSHSTDVDDEGDGAQHATVNEPLEYCGVHLLPGVGQIDFDEGYYVGTIDENGEMTGYGKATWHSGDMYEGEWLNGMMHGKGTYTWADGDYYQGDYVRGRMEGHGEMKDATGLYTGEWADDMRQGYGRMLYAGGNVYEGEWLAGMRHGSGKLVEPAAHVTYEGEFNRNEKEGRGVQTNSDGDVYEGEFARGKPNGRGTYLWADGARYIGMFKDGVKHGDGCEWLANGDWVAGLFVDGEHVDSQSTRHKATVLTPDSSDADGASEEGAGDGGAGGNRGSIGLSESTAAAVLAPLDAEKLRRIADQVHAPSFSINASPTAMRSLRSSLRKSSSSNYQDFSVLGGWTIEDASSPFLRSLVAPQMLLDDSDLEGWTPLKTIGKGSFGAVYTALLRNGRTVCCKVIELGIVESEEEMEKLRNEIALMRRLRHPNCVQYYGSLEDKVKNTLNIFMEYVSGGTLTSFVAKFKSIPLETLRQWVYQMVCGVKYLHECGIVHRDIKGDNVLVSVDGVVKLADFGCSKAIDDVCSATHGCSTMVGTPYWMAPEVIKCEAGGYGVKSDIWSIGCTIVEMLTGKPPWPECNSMWAAVYKIANSTGLPTEIPPDIDPELMNLLQKCFERNPKLRPTAAEMLSHPFLAKVTEGVTSPLEDSRRK; encoded by the coding sequence ATGAGCCTGAGCAGCACTTTGAACAACAAGAGCCCctctgctgtcgctgctgctacggcggcggcgccatcatcacacggcggcggcagcagcggtcacAGTatcggagcagcagcgacagccgGGGGCAGTAGGCAGGCGAGCTGGAATAGCCCCTCGttcgcggaggcgctgcgctaCAGCAGCGGGGCAATCACGGCCGACGGCTACCCTCCAGCGCAGGCCCATAAGCAGCCATCGCAtccctcgctgctgtcgcacaGCACAGACGTGGACGATgagggcgacggcgcacagCACGCGACGGTCAACGAGCCGCTCGAGTACTGTGGTGTGCATCTCCTGCCCGGTGTGGGGCAGATCGACTTCGACGAGGGCTACTACGTCGGCACGATCGACGAGAACGGCGAGATGACGGGCTACGGCAAGGCGACGTGGCACAGCGGTGACATGTACGAAGGCGAGTGGCTGAACGGCATGATGCATGGTAAGGGCACCTACACGTGGGCGGACGGCGACTACTACCAGGGCGACTACGTGAGAGGTCGCATGGAGGGTCATGGCGAGATGAAGGACGCCACGGGGCTGTACACGGGTGAGTGGGCAGACGACATGCGGCAAGGTTACGGGCGCATGTTGTACGCCGGCGGCAACGTGTACGAGGGCGAGTGGCTGGCAGGCATGCGGCACGGCTCTGGCAAGCTTGTCGAGCCCGCCGCGCACGTCACGTACGAAGGCGAGTTCAACCGGAATGAAAAAGAGGGCCGTGGCGTGCAGACGAACTCTGACGGCGACGTCTACGAGGGCGAGTTCGCCCGCGGCAAACCGAACGGCCGCGGCACCTATCTCTGGGCCGACGGTGCGCGCTACATCGGCATGTTCAAGGACGGCGTCAAGCACGGCGACGGGTGTGAGTGGCTCGCCAACGGCGATTGGGTTGCTGGGCTCTTTGTCGACGGCGAGCACGTGGACAGCCAATCGACGCGCCACAAGGCAACCGTCCTCACACCGGACAGTagcgacgccgatggcgcAAGCGAGGAAGGAGcaggtgacggcggcgctggcggcaaTCGGGGAAGCATTGGTCTCTCCGAatcgacggcggccgccgtacTCGCCCCTCTGGACGCTgagaagctgcgccgcattGCAGATCAGGTGCACGCCCCGTCCTTCTCGATAAACGCGTCGCCAACAGCCATGAGGAGCCTCAGGAGCTCGTTGCGCAAGAGCAGCTCCTCGAACTACCAAGACTTCAGCGTCCTCGGCGGTTGGACTATCGAGGATGCATCGTCGCCGTTCTTGCGCTCTCTGGTGGCACCGCAGATGCTGCTGGACGACAGCGACCTCGAAGGCTGGACGCCGCTCAAGACGATCGGCAAGGGTAGCTTCGGTGCCGTGTACACGGCCCTCCTGCGCAACGGCCGCACGGTGTGCTGCAAGGTGATCGAGCTTGGCATTGTGGAgagtgaggaggagatggagaagtTACGCAACGAGATTGCGCTGatgaggcggctgcggcacccAAACTGCGTCCAGTACTACGGTAGTCTCGAGGACAAGGTGAAGAACACGTTGAACATCTTCATGGAGTACGTCAGCGGGGGCACGCTCACGAGCTTCGTGGCCAAGTTCAAGAGCATTCCGCTGGagacgctgcggcagtgggtATACCAGATGGTGTGCGGCGTGAAATACCTGCATGAGTGCGGCATCGTGCACCGCGACATCAAGGGCGACAACGTGCTCGTCTccgtcgacggcgtcgtgaAGCTGGCGGACTTCGGCTGTAGCAAGGCGATCGACGATgtctgcagcgccacgcacGGTTGCTCGACGATGGTCGGCACGCCGTACTGGATGGCCCCGGAGGTGATCAAGTGCGAGGCTGGCGGCTACGGTGTAAAGAGCGACATCTGGTCCATTGGCTGCACGATCGTCGAGATGTTGACAGGCAAGCCGCCGTGGCCGGAGTGCAACTCGATGTGGGCCGCCGTGTACAAGATCGCGAACTCAACAGGGCTGCCGACGGAGATACCGCCCGACATCGACCCGGAGCTGATGAATCTCCTGCAGAAGTGTTTTGAGCGCAACCCGAAGCTGCGCCCGACAGCCGCAGAGATGCTGAGTCACCCGTTCTTGGCCAAGGTGACCGAGGGAGTCACTTCACCGCTCGAGGACAGCAGGCGCAAGTGA
- a CDS encoding structural maintenance of chromosome (SMC),putative yields the protein MRVKSIVIDGFKSYAHRKELADLSPHFNAITGLNGSGKSNIFDAICFVMGITNLKRVRAEDPRELIFRAGTTGVHAARVTIEFVNDDPASAPPGYSCEEYPLITIGRQIKLGGRQQFFFNNTVSLQSKVKRFFESISLNVDNPHFMILQGTVHKLIGMRSQDILSLIEEAVGTKAFDHRRRTAETLIRNKERKMEEIDTNIEAQIRPLLETMRADQEEYNTFLHKRETMEEKVRFRVALDYHTHRTKHTEAEAAMEARKADVRNAKAQLQALPRQEEEAARRLLQVQDSLSAPSEAAITLHEEEDELKKAHSRLEGQLASCTKSLKQLEAQLKSLRKEQERQSTSQAAFAARQQQHEQLLAQIKEGKEACAKLRKGLKLLQSGVQASTSGVSLAEERQQVDLQLIEQQSRVRRATERVEELVKQQRRVEAHQAEESGRVRHLEHEYAKATASLEKAKAVYTPLALKQERKEALEAEISSLKREYQAEYENFQRQVSTATARSYDLDYNRYACPPDTEDKVLGRVGQLITPTDPQHALGLMVGAQNQLLRVVVTDDRVAEAIIRSGLRQRTAFFALDKLQRQPTHFSIDGAKLQAARLIAEQQGGWVHRARDLVTVQEASSHQQQQQQQLNALADFVFGNFLVCSSLRLAQELAYNPSIKAKAVTVEGEVAEPNGLMTGGSTRQLRDVFADLKTYTAQKQPLKALQQRTRALEVEYAALRDTLRQRQHDIQVYKAAEEAAELSRQRYIVAANSAQSGAAELTEQMEREQTALAEAREKIEALQARQRELATQAQTTDLNAVRREMEDQLAAAEAHVARLMADEERGAAEFERLEADMEQQAADLSRKTQDTEEDMVQQQSQKLKLAAQVEEVMQQLAAVQTRSKQNEERRQRLETDIDDAQEELTRLAERKVTLDNLVENGEVELREQGRCLESLRRHVHEAEQRHSWLLEARDTFDQPGGPYDFSDAARTAAILQELRDVEARAAVMSSKLSQKSAILYEERRREYEELVKQRTALGEDKEAIQRCITEIESKKWGALDRMVGVVSSIFGKLFAACLPGATAQLLEERDAANHLSGLGVRVSFNGKPRESLAELSGGQRSLLALCLILAILRVRPAPLYILDEVDAALDPSHTQNIGRMLQLYFPHSQFLLVSLKDGMFNNANVLYHIRNTQGYSEVARIEHKPPSQQTAPDSDTPNVASGAERKGAVASPA from the coding sequence ATGCGCGTAAAGAGCATCGTGATCGACGGCTTCAAGTCGTATGCGCACCGCAAGGAGCTGGCGGACCTCAGCCCGCACTTTAACGCCATCACCGGGCTCAATGGCAGTGGTAAGTCGAACATCTTCGACGCCATCTGCTTCGTTATGGGTATCACCAACCtgaagcgcgtgcgtgctgagGACCCGCGGGAGCTGATTTTCCGCGCCGGCACGACCGGCGTGCAcgcggcgcgggtgacgATCGAATTCGTGAACGATGaccccgcctccgccccgccGGGCTACAGCTGCGAGGAGTACCCGCTCATCACCATTGGCCGTCAGATCAAGCTCGGTGGGAGGCAGCAGTTCTTCTTCAACAACACTGTGTCGCTGCAAAGCAAAGTGAAGCGCTTCTTCGAGAGCATCAGTTTGAACGTCGACAACCCCCACTTCATGATCTTGCAGGGGACCGTGCACAAGCTGATCGGCATGCGCTCGCAGGACATCCTGTCCCTCATCGAGGAGGCGGTCGGCACGAAGGCCTTTGatcatcgccgccgcaccgccgagACGCTCATACGCAACAAGGAGCGGAAGATGGAGGAGATCGACACGAACATCGAGGCACAGATccggccgctgctggagacgATGCGGGCCGACCAGGAGGAGTACAACACGTTCCTGCACAAGCGAGAGACGATGGAGGAAAAGGTGCGCTTCCGTGTCGCGCTGGACTACCACACGCATCGCACGAAGCAcacagaggcggaggccgccATGGAGGCGCGCAAGGCCGACGTTCGGAAcgccaaggcgcagctgcaggcacTGCCGCGtcaggaagaggaggcagcgcGTCGACTCCTGCAGGTGCAGGACTCCCTCAGCGCTCCTAGCGAGGCAGCCATCACGCTCCacgaggaggaagatgaactgaagaaggcgcacaGCCGCCTCGAAGGCCAGCTGGCCAGCTGCACAAAGTCGCTGAAGCAACTCGAGGCACAGCTCAAGAGTCTGCGgaaggagcaggagaggcAGAGCACCAGCCAGGCGGCCTTcgcggcacggcagcagcagcatgagcAGCTGCTAGCGCAGATCAAGGAGGGGAAAGAGGCGTGCGCTAAACTGAGGAAGGGTCTCAAGCTCCTCCAATCCGGCGTACAGGCCAGCACCTCCGGTGTCTCGCTCGccgaggagcggcagcaggtggACCTGCAGCTCATCGAGCAGCAGtcacgcgtgcgccgcgccacagAGCGGGTTGAGGAGCtggtgaagcagcagcggcgggtcGAGGCGCACCAGGCCGAGGAGAGCGGCCGCGTGCGCCACCTAGAGCACGAGTACGCCAAGGCAACAGCGTCTCTCGAGAAGGCAAAGGCGGTGTACACCCCCTTGGCGCTGAAGCAGGAACGCAAGGAGGCCCTCGAGGCGGAGATCTCGTCGCTGAAGCGTGAGTACCAGGCCGAGTACGAGAACTTCCAGCGGCAGGTGAGCACGGCGACCGCGCGCAGCTACGACCTCGACTACAACCGCTACGCCTGCCCACCCGACACGGAGGACAAGGTGCTTGGACGCGTCGGCCAACTTATCACTCCGACCGAtccgcagcacgcgctggGGCTCATGGTTGGCGCCCAGAACCAACTGCTacgcgtcgtcgtcacggACGATCGCGTCGCCGAAGCCATCATCCGCAGTGGGCTGCGGCAACGCACCGCGTTCTTTGCCCTGGACAAGCTGCAACGTCAGCCAACACACTTCTCTATCGATGGCGCGaagctgcaggcggcgcggctcATTGCCGAGCAGCAGGGTGGCTGGGTGCACCGCGCACGGGATCTGGTCACGGTGCAGGAGGCCTCATcccatcagcagcagcagcagcagcagctcaacgCTCTTGCGGACTTCGTGTTTGGCAACTTCCTTGTCTGCTCCAGTTTGCGGCTCGCGCAGGAGCTAGCCTACAACCCGTCCATCAAGGCCAAGGCCGTCACCGTCGAGGGCGAGGTGGCCGAGCCGAACGGCTTGATGACGGGCGGGTCGACGCGGCAGCTACGCGACGTTTTCGCCGACCTCAAGACGTACACTGCTCAGAAACAGCCGCtcaaggcgctgcagcaacgcacgcgcgcgctggAAGTCGAGTATGCCGCCCTGCGCGACACGCTCCGGCAACGTCAGCACGACATCCAGGTATACaaagcagcggaggaggcggcggagctgtcGAGGCAGCGCTACATCGTCGCCGCTAACAGTGCGCAgagcggtgcggcggagctgacggAGCAGATGGAGCGCGAGCAGACCGCGCTCGCCGAGGCGCGCGAGAAAATAGAGGCCCTGCAGGCAAGGCAGCGCGAGTTGGCCACGCAAGCTCAGACGACAGACCTGAACGCAGTGCGGCGGGAAATGGAGGACCAactcgccgcagcggaggcgcacgTGGCGCGGCTGATGGCCGATGaggagcgcggcgcggcggagtTCGAGCGACTCGAGGCAGACATGGAGCAACAGGCGGCGGACTTGTCTCGCAAAACACAAGACACGGAGGAGGATATGGTGCAGCAACAGAGTCAGAAGCTGAagctggcggcgcaggtCGAAGAGgtgatgcagcagctggcggcggtgcagacgCGCTCGAAACAGAacgaggagcggcgccagcggctgGAAACAGATATCGACGACGCCCAGGAGGAGCTGACGCGCCTCGCGGAGCGCAAGGTCACGCTCGACAACCTGGTCGAGAacggcgaggtggagctgcgAGAACAGGGCCGATGCCTCGAGagcctgcgccgccacgttcatgaggcggagcagcgccacagcTGGCTCCTCGAGGCGCGGGACACATTCGATCAACCAGGCGGCCCATACGACTTcagcgatgcggcgcgcacggcggccatcctgcaggagctgcgcgacgtcGAAGCGCGGGCTGCCGTGATGTCGAGCAAACTCTCGCAGAAGTCTGCTATCCTGTacgaggagcggcgccgcgagTACGAGGAGCTCGTCAAGCAGCGCACCGCCCTCGGCGAGGACAAGGAGGCGATCCAGCGCTGCATCACCGAGATTGAGTCGAAGAAGTGGGGCGCGCTGGACCGCATGGTTGGCGTCGTCAGCTCCATCTTCGGTAAGCTCTTTGCCGCATGTCTGCCTGGCgcgacagcgcagctgctggaggaaCGCGACGCGGCGAACCACCTCAGCGGCCTCGGTGTCCGTGTCTCCTTCAACGGGAAGCCGAGGGAATCACTGGCGGAGCTCAGCGGTGGTCAgcgctcgctgctggcgctgtgtCTTATACTGGCCATCCTGCGCGTTCGCCCCGCCCCACTGTACATCCTGGATGAGGTGGACGCTGCCCTCGACCCCAGCCACACCCAGAACATTGGCCGCATGCTGCAGCTCTACTTCCCCCATTCACAGTTCCTTCTGGTGTCGCTGAAGGACGGCATGTTCAACAATGCCAACGTGCTATACCACATTCGTAATACGCAAGGTTACTCGGAGGTGGCGCGCATCGAGCACAAGCCGCCGTCTCAGCAGACGGCCCCCGACAGCGACACGCCAAACGTGGCGAGCGGCGCTGAGAGAAAaggcgcggtggcgtcgccCGCGTAA
- a CDS encoding putative dynein-light chain-protein codes for MASDDRITLVDDASIICEDVVNALFSHETRYHHSKIAGLVSAISDQVVQRLTQEAKLPRKYVVLVTILQKNGAGAQMISSCSWNPTSDACYVYKAENKAMYCIITVYGVTV; via the coding sequence ATGGCCTCCGACGACCGCATCACGTTGGTCGATGACGCCTCCATCATCTGCGAAGACGTCGTCAACGCGCTCTTCAGCCACGAGACGCGCTATCACCACAGCAAGATCGCCGGCCTCGTCTCCGCCATCTCCGAtcaggtggtgcagcggctgacgcaggaggcgaagctgccgcGCAAAtacgtcgtcctcgtcacgATCCTGCAGAAAAatggcgctggcgcgcagATGATCTCGTCATGCTCATGGAACCCAACGAGTGACGCGTGCTACGTGTATAAAGCGGAGAACAAAGCCATGTACTGTATCATTACGGTCTACGGTGTCACCGTGTAG
- a CDS encoding putative GTPase → MGKPGKKAGKGLLAPTNPNRRTDPNKTSLRDQRTIKRLKMYKSKIKRDEKGNIIKGSVLKASDRIEQQMARIAPDRRWFGNTRTIGQEALQKFREEMGAKYRDPYSVIIKQSKLPLSLLEEPKNTDESIRKEMEWDKTFGDKANRKRVRLHAVDMSTLATEANSKGDYYDCNKKEKDRDLMKGMHKDRDDKTRNGILMTKGQSNRIWCELYKVIDSSDVVLYVVDARDPMGTRSAFLEDFMRREKKYKHFVLVLNKCDLVPLWATARWLQILSKDYPTIAFHASVNHPFGKGNVISLLRQFARLHNVTHRGSKRTKTPISVGVIGYPNVGKSSLINTLRRKSVCKVAPIPGETKVWQYVALTRSIFLIDCPGVVYDRESNNDIQAVLKGVVRVERLGNADKTDVVDTVLKIVKHRDIVATYGVREWRDVVDFLEKLAKLRGKLVAGGEPDVEAAARMVLYDWQRGRLPWFNAPPFESNKHHRDAMEQPQEKQMKLIEHYSTFNVVDDTINRGDEEQDEEDDGDEETVNDAAEEDQFDSGSEAEKEEEAVKPSKLSKTDRLPSRKAHTELATVATYMREQEEKQRRAQRQQKRKAARKEEEDVEAFSADADRESDDALWAQFLAAAKD, encoded by the coding sequence ATGGGGAAGCCAGGCAAAAAAGCCGGGAAGGGGCTTCTCGCCCCTACCAACCCCAACCGGCGCACCGACCCAAATAAGACCAGCCTTCGGGATCAGCGCACCATCAAGCGGCTAAAAATGTACAAATCAAAAATCAAACGTGACGAAAAGGGCAACATCATCAAGGGAAGTGTACTCAAGGCATCCGATCGCATTGAGCAGCAGATGGCGCGCATTGCACCTGACCGCCGTTGGTTCGGCAACACCCGGACCATCGGCCAGGAGGCTCTTCAGAAGTTCCGCGAAGAAATGGGAGCCAAGTATAGAGACCCGTACAGCGTCATCATCAAGCAGTCCAAGCTGCCTCTGAGCCTTCTTGAAGAGCCGAAGAACACTGACGAAAGCATCCGCAAAGAAATGGAGTGGGACAAAACGTTTGGTGATAAGGCGAACCGCAAGCGGGTGCGACTCCATGCTGTGGACATGTCGACCTTGGCAACAGAGGCCAACTCCAAAGGTGACTATTACGACTGCAAcaagaaagagaaggacCGCGATTTGATGAAGGGGATGCACAAGGATCGCGACGATAAAACCAGAAACGGGATTTTGATGACCAAGGGTCAGTCAAACCGAATTTGGTGCGAGCTGTACAAGGTGATCGACAGCTCGGATGTAGTGCTGTACGTCGTCGACGCGCGCGATCCGATGGGTACGCGAAGCGCTTTTCTGGAGGATTTCATGCGACGTGAGAAAAAATATAAACACTTCGTTCTGGTGCTGAACAAGTGCGATTTAGTGCCTCTGTGGGCCACGGCTCGCTGGCTTCAGATTCTCAGCAAGGACTATCCCACCATTGCTTTCCATGCCAGTGTGAATCACCCTTTTGGCAAAGGTAACGTCATTTCTTTACTCCGGCAGTTTGCGCGTCTGCATAACGTAacgcaccgcggcagcaaGCGCACCAAGACGCCGATTTCTGTGGGTGTGATTGGTTACCCAAATGTAGGAAAGAGCTCGCTGATTAACACGCTACGTCGTAAATCCGTCTGCAAGGTGGCACCCATTCCTGGTGAGACAAAGGTGTGGCAGTATGTTGCTCTGACACGCAGTATCTTCCTCATCGACTGCCCCGGCGTGGTGTACGACCGGGAGTCGAACAACGATATTCAGGCGGTGCTGAAGGGTGTCGTGCGTGTGGAGCGTCTCGGAAATGCGGACAAGACTGACGTCGTGGATACCGTGTTGAAGATTGTCAAGCATCGCGATATTGTGGCCACTTATGGAGTCAGAGAATGGCGCGACGTTGTTGATTTCCTCGAGAAGCTGGCAAAGCTGCGCGGAAAGCTGGTCGCTGGAGGTGAGCCGGACGTAGAAGCTGCCGCGCGCATGGTCTTGTACGACTGGCAGCGCGGACGTCTGCCGTGGTTTAACGCGCCACCGTTCGAGTCCAATAAACACCACCGTGATGCAATGGAGCAGCCGCAGGAAAAGCAGATGAAGCTAATTGAGCATTACAGCACCTTCAACGTGGTAGATGACACCATTAATCGCGGTGATGAGGAGCAAGACGAAGAAGACGACGGGGACGAGGAAACCGTGAATGACGCGGCTGAAGAGGACCAATtcgacagcggcagtgaggccgagaaggaagaggaagcTGTCAAGCCTTCGAAACTGAGCAAGACTGACAGGCTGCCTTCGAGGAAagcgcacacggagctgGCAACGGTGGCCACGTACATGCgcgagcaggaggagaagcagcgcaggGCTCAGCGGCAACAGAAGCGGAAGGCCGCacgaaaggaggaggaggacgtaGAGGCTTTTTCAGCGGATGCTGATCGCGAGAGCGACGATGCGCTCTGGGCACAGTTCTTGGCTGCTGCCAAGGATTAA
- a CDS encoding monocarboxylate transporter-like protein, translating into MQIYEACKKMNRAVTHRPADHWIGYLVAVSGALMQMMSYGIDNSFSIFSESMQNDPSLGYPSATTVSFGNSVSLGLSPVFGVLAGFLVDRVPPRVMMFTSTVMLFAALWLSSSFAKSSAEVTASYSLLASISSALMLSPGAAATGSWFRRRLGLGQGINFCGGGVGSAVVPAVLGSLVDVYGWRHTFRLMSAFCAIGLVATLFSCRRHPIEDDVDVDEHPCSGSSPVREPRRDDCISHGSLGHKERKGMMLMVTPEAAENAATSPTRRMIDSMRTEAEKTANHDSGDNLKTGSNPDAAAPARVTLASPVGSDMSVLLDCHQQPPRQLAQYGRKVHGTQACTVADLIQDMHVRRLTWRETMRVVFSVRFLTHFFMFAIYGWSFYGLIYVAVPYVSSMGSAGTVYADVTPISTSKASTVFTFWGVFQIVGSILVGGAASFTDDALAYTMCATVGGLATSLLVFCRSYAAFAVCLSVVGFCTAGIFAMMPALIAKDFHGPNLGFFMGGVFVAGCLGGFSAPPIQAQLQTRYNGNYSYGCVFISCCTTFPGVLCYLLLWPEKQSRVGRVFMRVVRQA; encoded by the coding sequence ATGCAGATCTACGAGGCATGCAAGAAGATGAACCGGGCGGTCACCCACCGCCCGGCGGACCACTGGATCGGCTACCTCGTCGCCGTTTCCGGTGCTCTGATGCAGATGATGAGCTACGGCATCGACAACAGTTTTTCCATTTTCTCAGAGAGTATGCAGAATGACCCGTCTCTGGGCTACCCGAGCGCGACAACCGTCAGCTTCGGTAACTCCGTCTCTCTCGGGCTGTCGCCGGTGTTCGGCGTTCTCGCTGGCTTCCTTGTCGAtcgcgtgccgccgcgagTGATGATGTTCACCTCCACGGTGATGCTCTTTGCCGCACTGTGGCTGAGCTCGTCGTTTGCGAAGAGCTCGGCGGAGGTCACGGCGTCCTACTCGCTGctcgcctccatctcctccgcgtTGATGCTGTCgcctggcgcagcggcgaccggCTCGTGGTTCCGGCGTCGCCTTGGCCTTGGGCAGGGCATCAAtttctgcggcggcggcgttggcagtGCCGTTGTCCCAGCGGTGCTCGGCAGTCTCGTAGACGTCTACGGCTGGCGTCACACCTTCCGTCTCATGTCCGCGTTCTGCGCCATTGGCCTGGTTGCCACACTCTtctcctgccgccgccacccgaTTGAGGATGACGTTGACGTGGATGAGCATCCATGCTCTGGCAGCAGCCCTGTCCGCGAGCCTCGCCGTGATGATTGCATCTCGCACGGAAGCCTCGGCCACAAGGAGCGGAAGGGGATGATGCTCATGGTAACCCCCGAGGCAGCTGAGAACGCCGCGACCTCGCCGACAAGGCGGATGATCGACTCCATgcgcacggaggcggagaagacggCGAACCACGACAGCGGTGATAACCTCAAGACGGGCAGCAACCCGgatgccgcagcgccagcgcgcgtCACCCTAGCGTCGCCAGTCGGCAGCGACATGAGCGTGCTGTTGGACTGTCACCAGCAGCCACCGCGGCAGCTCGCGCAGTATGGACGGAAAGTGCACGGCACGCAGGCCTGCACGGTGGCGGATCTGATCCAGGATATGCACGTGCGGCGCCTGACTTGGCGAGAGACGATGCGGGTCGTCTTCTCCGTTCGCTTCCTGACACACTTTTTCATGTTTGCCATCTACGGGTGGTCCTTCTACGGACTCATCTACGTGGCCGTCCCCTACGTCTCCTCCAtgggcagcgccggcacggtGTACGCGGATGTCACCCCCATCAGCACCTCCAAGGCGTCGACGGTGTTCACATTTTGGGGTGTGTTTCAGATTGTGGGCTCCATCCTGGTAGGCGGCGCGGCCTCCTTCACCGACGACGCCCTCGCCTACACCATGTGCGCCACCGTCGGTGGTTTGGCGACGTCGCTGCTCGTCTTTTGCCGTAGCTACGCGGCCTTCGCTGTGTGCTTAAGTGTGGTCGGCTTCTGCACGGCTGGCATCTTCGCCATGATGCCGGCGCTGATCGCCAAGGACTTCCACGGGCCTAACCTCGGCTTCTTCATGGGCGGTGTATTTGTAGCTGGCTGCCTTGGCGGCTTCTCGGCCCCGCCGATtcaggcgcagctgcagacaCGCTACAACGGCAACTACTCGTACGGCTGTGTGTTtatcagctgctgcacaacgTTTCCGGGAGTGCTGTGCTACCTGCTCCTGTGGCCGGAGAAGCAGAGTCGCGTCGGACGTGTCTTCATGCGCGTGGTGAGGCAGGCGTGA